ATCGGCTTCTTAGCGGACACTTCCATTTGTTCGTTCACTCGGGTCATCGTTTCCATCGCCATAGCCCCTTCCAAGGTCGGTTCAGTGTTTCCACTTAGTACAACACGATGACCCCGCGGTTTTATTCCTTAAAACTTGCTGTGAATAGACTCAAGTTTTGCAGAATATGAAATACGGTTTGGCGGCGAACCTCCTCGCGGGTGCCACTCAAACGCAATTCGACGGCCTTGACTATCTCGATGCCATCGTCAGCAAGAGTCGCAGGGATACGTAAACCCACATAGACCAGACCAGCGGGCTTATCGCCGTCCGGGCCGGGACCGGCTACCCCGGTGGTGGATAGCCCGATAACGCAATCACCGTATTCCGGCTGCCCATATAACCGCGCAGCGCCAGCCGCCATCTGACGCGCAACTTCGGGATGCACGGCACCCTCGCGCTCCAGCAACGATCGGTCAACATGCAGAATCGAGGCTTTGGCCTTGATGTCATAGGTGACGGCCGACCCCAGCAGCACATTGGAAGCGCCGGGAATACGCACAAAGGCATCGGAGAGCAGACCTCCGGTCAGCGATTCGGTGCAAGCTATCTTCGCGCCGCAAGTCTCGCAGACGGCAAGTATGCCCGCAGCAAGCTCGTCGCAGGATTGCTGCAGCTTCTCATTAGCGCTATCAGTCATATGCGGCCTTCCTTTTCCAACCTATGCAACGCCTATACAACAATGGGATGCGGCGGCAGGCCATATCCCATCAATGCCATACGTTACACGAATGATTCCGTCACTGCTTCTTGGTGCCGACGAACGTGTTGTACAGGTATATGACGCCCGAGTAGAGGCACAGCACCAGAGCCACATAGATAATGGCATAGGTCAGAAAGTAGTAGGCGGTCATCCAGAACGGCGTGCTCTGGCCGCTACCCAGAGACCACATCGGCAACAACAGCATGGCAAGACCCACACATTCAAACACGGTCTTGAGTTTGCCGGGCCATGCAGCGGCGATAACCTTGCCGCCGGGGCGTTCCATCACAAAGAAACGCATCACCGTAATGCCGATTTCGCGAATCAGGAACAGAATGGTGACCCACCAGGCGAGCTCACCAAACGCAGAGCATACGATCATCGCACCGCAGGTAAGCAGCTTATCCGCAATCGGGTCCATCAGCTTGCCCATTTCGGTGACCTGGTTGTATTTGCGGGCCATCCAACCGTCAATCTTATCGGTGGAGGCGGCGATGATGAACAGCACCGCAGCCACCCAACGCATGGTGAGGTTATTCGCGCCCCACTCACCTGCCATGATGTCGAGTACCAGGAAAATCACCACGAGCACAATGCGCGAGTAGGTGACCAGGTTCGGCG
This sequence is a window from Bifidobacterium breve DSM 20213 = JCM 1192. Protein-coding genes within it:
- the pgsA gene encoding CDP-diacylglycerol--glycerol-3-phosphate 3-phosphatidyltransferase; this encodes MDKQSTPKSSLFDGWNAPPNLVTYSRIVLVVIFLVLDIMAGEWGANNLTMRWVAAVLFIIAASTDKIDGWMARKYNQVTEMGKLMDPIADKLLTCGAMIVCSAFGELAWWVTILFLIREIGITVMRFFVMERPGGKVIAAAWPGKLKTVFECVGLAMLLLPMWSLGSGQSTPFWMTAYYFLTYAIIYVALVLCLYSGVIYLYNTFVGTKKQ
- a CDS encoding CinA family protein: MTDSANEKLQQSCDELAAGILAVCETCGAKIACTESLTGGLLSDAFVRIPGASNVLLGSAVTYDIKAKASILHVDRSLLEREGAVHPEVARQMAAGAARLYGQPEYGDCVIGLSTTGVAGPGPDGDKPAGLVYVGLRIPATLADDGIEIVKAVELRLSGTREEVRRQTVFHILQNLSLFTASFKE